In the genome of Staphylococcus durrellii, one region contains:
- a CDS encoding NAD(P)-binding protein: MMSFMPLLLDLSDKHIVVIGGGKIAQRRVKTLLQYSSHIDIVSPHLTETLLHYNKQGFITWHAKKYEFADINDADLIVVATNNVTVNNQIKEEAPVHALLNMSGEATSGDTMFPAIIQRGKLVIGVSTGGASPKLTTDIVRQLKEQYTEDYSAYVDFLYDYRQAVKQLNVNEQKKNQLLAEVLADEYKNTAHQQKALSWIKSQI; the protein is encoded by the coding sequence ATGATGTCATTTATGCCGTTATTATTAGATTTATCAGATAAACATATCGTAGTCATCGGTGGCGGTAAAATTGCGCAACGACGTGTTAAGACGTTATTGCAATATTCATCACATATCGACATTGTCAGTCCTCATTTAACAGAAACGTTATTGCATTATAATAAGCAAGGTTTCATAACTTGGCATGCAAAAAAATATGAGTTTGCCGATATAAATGATGCGGATTTGATTGTTGTAGCGACGAATAACGTAACGGTGAATAACCAAATCAAAGAAGAAGCCCCAGTCCATGCACTACTAAATATGTCAGGAGAAGCTACTTCAGGTGATACGATGTTCCCTGCCATTATTCAACGAGGGAAATTGGTTATAGGTGTTTCTACCGGAGGTGCCAGTCCAAAACTTACCACTGACATAGTTCGACAACTAAAAGAGCAATACACAGAAGATTATAGTGCTTACGTAGATTTTTTGTATGATTATCGACAAGCAGTAAAACAACTAAATGTTAACGAACAAAAAAAGAACCAATTGCTAGCTGAAGTATTAGCAGACGAATACAAAAATACAGCGCATCAACAAAAAGCATTGAGTTGGATTAAATCACAAATATGA
- a CDS encoding sulfite exporter TauE/SafE family protein: MKKLLIFALAGFFAQMIDGSLGMGFGATSSSILLTAGITPAIVSATIHFSEIATTAASGVSHYKFKNVDKKMVVKLALPGSIAAFIGAAVLSNIESGLIKPFISIFLLTMGLFIIYQFVFRKQHERKLKGGTFTKWQIIPQGIIAGFLDTIGGGGWGPVNTPLFLARHKIEPRYVIGTVSASEFFITLSASIGFIIFLGWHLINIGLVIALAIGGAIAAPFAAWVVKVLPVYLLAVCVGGIIIFTNINTLLSTLVGDPVVGNIVKGVVIVLWFMLAIFTLYQNKQLPFLCQKKQSNKIDQAN, encoded by the coding sequence ATGAAAAAATTATTAATATTTGCACTCGCTGGATTTTTTGCACAAATGATTGATGGATCATTGGGCATGGGATTCGGTGCAACATCATCTTCTATATTGTTAACGGCAGGTATTACGCCAGCAATCGTATCTGCGACAATCCATTTTTCTGAAATTGCTACAACAGCAGCATCAGGCGTCTCGCATTATAAATTTAAAAATGTAGATAAAAAAATGGTTGTGAAGTTAGCACTTCCAGGCTCAATAGCAGCTTTTATTGGTGCAGCAGTATTAAGTAATATAGAAAGCGGTCTAATTAAACCTTTTATTTCTATATTTCTATTAACTATGGGGTTATTTATTATTTACCAATTTGTATTTAGAAAACAACATGAAAGAAAACTAAAAGGGGGCACATTTACAAAATGGCAAATTATACCTCAAGGCATTATTGCAGGATTTCTAGACACTATAGGTGGTGGAGGTTGGGGACCAGTCAACACACCATTATTTTTAGCACGTCATAAAATTGAACCACGTTATGTGATTGGTACAGTGTCAGCCAGTGAATTTTTTATTACGTTATCAGCGTCAATAGGATTTATCATTTTCTTAGGTTGGCATCTTATTAATATTGGTTTAGTCATTGCACTAGCAATAGGTGGGGCAATCGCGGCGCCATTCGCAGCATGGGTTGTGAAAGTATTACCTGTATATTTATTAGCTGTTTGTGTTGGTGGCATAATCATTTTCACCAATATTAATACGTTGTTAAGTACCTTAGTGGGTGACCCAGTAGTTGGTAATATAGTTAAGGGCGTAGTAATCGTATTATGGTTTATGTTAGCAATTTTCACTTTATATCAAAATAAGCAACTACCTTTCTTATGCCAAAAAAAGCAATCTAACAAAATCGACCAAGCGAATTAA